Proteins encoded by one window of Lycium barbarum isolate Lr01 chromosome 11, ASM1917538v2, whole genome shotgun sequence:
- the LOC132619077 gene encoding aquaporin NIP1-1-like, translating into MADHQAANGNTHGVTLNIKEDDLNNHQDSSSTCTFLTVPFIQKVIAEMVGTYFLIFAGCGSVVVNAEKGIITFPGIAITWGLVVMVMVYSVGHISGAHFNPSVTIAFATCKRFPWKQVPAYVAAQVLGATLASGTLRLIFTGKHDHFAGTLPSGSDFQSFVIEFIITFYLMFVISGVATDNRAIGELAGLAVGATILLNVMFSGPISGASMNPARSLGPAIVSSRYRGLWIYLVSPTLGAIAGAWIYNIIRFTDKPLREITKSGSFLKSKNSGT; encoded by the exons ATGGCTGATCATCAGGCAGCTAATGGGAATACTCATGGTGTAACTTTGAATATTAAAGAAGATGATTTGAATAATCACCAGGATTCTTCTTCAACCTGCACCTTTCTTACTGTTCCTTTTATTCAAAAG GTAATAGCAGAAATGGTAGGAACATACTTCTTGATATTTGCTGGCTGTGGGTCAGTGGTTGTGAATGCAGAAAAAGGAATAATAACATTTCCAGGAATAGCCATAACTTGGGGGCTAGTTGTGATGGTCATGGTTTACTCAGTTGGCCATATTTCTGGTGCTCATTTTAATCCTTCTGTAACTATTGCCTTTGCCACTTGCAAAAGGTTCCCTTGGAAGCAG gTACCAGCTTATGTTGCAGCTCAAGTTCTTGGAGCAACACTAGCAAGTGGAACTTTACGTCTAATATTTACCGGAAAACACGATCACTTTGCCGGAACCCTACCTTCCGGCTCCGATTTTCAATCTTTTGTCATCGAATTTATAATTACTTTTTATCTCATGTTTGTCATCTCCGGCGTTGCAACTGACAATCGAGCT ATTGGAGAACTTGCTGGTCTTGCAGTGGGGGCAACCATTTTGCTTAATGTGATGTTTAGCGG GCCAATATCAGGTGCATCAATGAATCCAGCAAGGAGTTTGGGCCCAGCAATAGTGTCAAGCCGTTACAGAGGCCTATGGATTTATTTGGTCAGCCCAACACTTGGGGCCATAGCTGGTGCTTGGATTTACAACATTATCAGATTTACTGATAAGCCTTTACGTGAGATAACCAAAAGTGGATCTTTCCTCAAGTCTAAAAATTCTGGCACTTAA